The DNA sequence AATCTTTTTAATAAGCGCCTGGAGAGAATGTTCTTTTTACACAGCAAAAGAGAAGGCAGGACTATTATGGGCAGAACAACTTACGGCTCTCAACGGAAAAGAAATTGCGGAAGAAATATATCAGGAAGTGAGCAGTCAATTTTCAGAAACTGAGATGGTAGATCTAACGATGGCAATTATTGCAATTAACAGTTATAACAGAGTTAACATTGCGTTTGGAGCAGAAGTAGGCAGTTATCAGGTTCCAGAAAAAAATTAAATCAACCCCTATTTTGAAAAACGGAGTCCATACTTTTTGTATGGACTCCGTTTCTTATCTACTTACATTTAGCTGTCTTTAAATGTGTTTATTAATTTATCCAGATTCAGACTCCTTGCTGAAGCATCAAAAATTTCCCGGTAAGTCCCATTTTTCTGAACCAATTCACCATGCGTTCCGCTTTCAACCACCCTTCCTTTTTTCATGACATAGATCTTATCTGAATCTAATATCTGAGACAGGGAATGTGAAATAATGATTACCGTTCTTCCTTCTTTAATAGCATCAAGAGAGTTCTTGATCTGTTCTGTTGCAATGGCATCAAGACTTGCCGTTGGTTCATCCAGAAATATAATCGGGGGATTTTTTAAAAATAGCCTGGCGATAGCAATTCTTTGCTGCTGCCCTCCCGAAAGTTGAGTCGCATCATGATTATACTGATCAGGCAGATCAAGAATCTGATCATGCAGATAAGCTTTTCTTGCAGCATCCTGAATCTGATCAAAACTGGCATCCATATTTCCGTAACGGATATTATCTTCAATACTCCCCTGGAAGATATGGTTTCTTTGAAGTACAAGGCCTATATCATTCCTTAAAAATGTATTATCGAAATGATTTAAATTAACACCATCCAACAAAATCTCTCCGGAATCAGGCGGATAAAATTTACACAAAAGATTAATGATTGTTGATTTCCCGGCACCGCTTAATCCTACCAAAGCTGTGGTTTTCCCATTTTCAATTTTCATGGAAACATCATGTAAAGCCTTAGTTCCATTGGGATAAGTAAAATCTATATTTTTCAGTTCGAATGTCCCTTTAATTTCTTTTTCTACAAATGTCCCATTTTGTTCTTTTTCATCATCAGCGTTCAGGATATCAAAATAACCTTCAGCATAGATCATTGCATCATTCATATCATCATAAATACGGTGCAGCTGGCGGATCGGCGAAGAAACATTATTAAAAAGCATAATATGAAGCATAATGGCTCCAATGGTCATCTGTTGGTCTAAAACAAGATAAACGGTCAGTAAAATAATAAGAACAACTCCAAACTGCTCTATAAAAGTTTTTAAACCATCATAAATAAAATTGGTTTTTCTCGTGAACATCTGGCTTTCCATCAATTGCATCTGCAGGTCATATTGCTTTTTGCCTTCAAATTTCTCCCGTACGAAACTTTTAATAACCATTATGGAATTGATAAGATTCAGGAGGCCCGAAGTTTTCTGTTCCCGCTGATTCCTTAACTGACGCCGCACTCCCCCTAGTTTTCCAGCTTGCAGAGAACTGATGTAAAAATAGATAGGAACAATAATAGTAGAAACCATCCCCACATAGACATTCTGCATATACATAATAATCAATGCAATTATTGCATTAGAGAAAAGAGGCAAAATATCAATGAAAAAATTCTGAACAAGTTTGGTTAAACTTTCAATTCCCCGGTCAATCCTTATCTGTAGTTTACCGGATTCATGATTCTCATCATTAAAATAGGCAACCCGATATGTTAATATCTTATCAATAGCCGATTGTGCTAAAACAGAACTTACATTGATCCTGATCTTTTCGCCATAGAACTTTTGACCGAAATTGATGAAGATATTTAACAACTCCTTTCCTAATAAAATAATAGAAATGATAACCAATACATGGATTCCTTCCGACATTGGGTGTGGGAGGTGAGTCAGTTCAGTTACCTCATCTACCGTGTATTTCAGGACAAGTGGGTTAACCTGTGCGGCAAGCGCCCCTAAAAAAGTAAGAAACAATGTTCCGTAGATCATTAAACGATAAGGCCTGATAAACGGAATAAGTTGTTTGTATATTCCAAATAAGGTAATGGTTCTGTTAAAAGGTTTCGCCATAGATATAAGATCTTTAGTAAAATTAAAGCTTTTTTAAAACAATCCATAAAAAAAGCTGGTGTAAAACCAGCTTATCTTTTAGTAACATAAATTTTATTTTTAGTACCTCGTTTTTAAAACGATCTTTCCTAAATCCAGAAGTTCATCCTGATGAGTAAAATGAACATTTCCCTTTTTTGAAAATACTTCCCATGCAATAATTGACACAATATCATCAACAACCCCTTGTTCTTTGGAATCATCTGCATACCCAAATGTCCTCTCATCGATCATTTTTACGGGTTGTTCATAATCCTGATGCACAATCAACAGGTCTCCTCTACCATCCAATGCGGCCTGATAAATTTCCTGCAGGTCCGTAAGGACTGTTCCCTTGGAAACCGCCTCCTTAATTTCTTCTATAGCGAGAGCACGATTTTCTTTTTGTGTAGCCTTTATAATTTCATAAGCCTGTTCTACAATATGATGCTCCTCCGCAGACACATAATTTTTATGGTCATGGCCAATGTAAATTTTAGGTATATCTGCAACTTCAAGTAGTTTACTATAGTTATCTGCCGTACTGATGACAATAACATTTAAATCCGATTTCTTATGAATCTCAACAATCGATTTATCAATTCTGTTAAAATATTCCTTGATGTGATTGTCAATTTGTTTTGAATCACTCCTTACATCAGAATGGGTAATATAGAAAGGATTCTGCGGAAAAGGAAATCCTTCTTCCCTAACTTCTTTTATAATAGAGTCATTTAATGCTTCATACAGCTTTGTTCCACTTTGTGTTAATAATAGAATAAGATATTCCTCAGCCCTTACTGCAGCTTTAATAAGAGGTCTTACAGCAAATTTTTCATCCACTTCGGCAACGTTTCCTCTTGAAGCCCAGGTAGACTTTATAATTTCTTCCGTATCATTAGAGATAAAGATATGCAAGCTATCAAGATTATACTGATGATCCACTTTTGCTGCAACCTTTTCAAGCTTTTCCAGAACACCTGCTGCTGGTCTTTTACCGTATTCTTCAACTACCCGATTTTCAGCTTCTTTGATAAGATTTTTTAAAACAATTTCATCTTGTTGGTTTTCCGGGAATGTTCTGTGGGTGTTCAATGAAATACTTACACAAGGCTTATTTATTTCAGTTGCCAGTTTTTGTAATTTCTCCTGTAATGCCATATTTGTATTTTTAGTTAATTATTAAATTTAACAATTTATTTTATCACTTTAACAACATTAAATACAAAAACCAGACCTTTAAAACAATAAAAAATACATTTAAATAAGGATTATTAAAAATATGATATAAAACTAAGTATTGCCTTAAAAAAATACCATTTTTACTTTTATAACACTAAGAAATTACGCACAAATATTAACCTCATCAATTAATCGGTAATCTTACAGACTTTTTTCCTCCAATGCTATTGTGTAAATATCATATTGCAATTGTTATATTTTAAATACAACAATTAAAATATTTATTGTAGATTTGTTTCATCATTAAAAAATAATAAGATGGACGACAAACAAAAAGCTTTAGTAAAAGCTACCGTTCCTGTTTTAAAAACAAACGGTACAGACCTCACCAAACATTTTTATAAAAGGATGTTTCATCATAATCCTGAACTTAAAAATCTATTCAATATGAGCCACCAGGCCAGTGGCAAGCAACAAAATGCATTGGCCGGTGCAGTACTAGCCTACGCTGAACATATTGATAATCCCGTTGTACTGATCAATGCATTAAAATCAATTGGTAATAAACATGTGAGTTTAAATATAGCTCCGGAACAATATGATATTGTAGGTCTGCATCTGATCTCTTCAATCAAAGAAGTATTAGGAGATGCTGCCACAGATGAATTACTGGAAGCATGGACGCAAGCTTATAATGAACTGGCTCATAGTATGATTTCAATCGAAACTGAAATGTATCAATCTACCCTACAAAAAGAAGGTGGATGGAAAGGCTGGCGCACATTTATTATTGCAGATATTGTAGAGGAAAGCAGCGAAATTAAATCATTTTATCTTAAACCTAAAGATGCTCAACCCATTGCTGGTTATCTTCCCGGACAGTACATATCTGTAAAAACATTTATTCCGGAACTCGGACACGAACAGCCCAGACAGTACAGTTTATCATCTGCATTCAATTCTGATTATTACAGAATATCTGTAAAAATTGAAAAAAGTGAGCAAGCTCCGGATGGTGCAGTATCCAATCTTTTGCATTCTAAACATATCGGTGATCAAATAGAAGTAAGTGCACCTTCAGGAATATTCCATTTAAATCCTGCTTCAGAAGATCCATTGGTACTGATAAGCGGAGGCGTAGGTGCTACCCCACTTTTAAGCATGTTGGAGACGAACAAAAATAATCTTCAAAAAAATACAATTGTATGGCTACATAGCTGCCGGGATGAAAAGGTACATGCTTTTAAAGACCATGTAGAACAATTAAACAAAAATAACCAGTGGCTTACCACCCATATTTTCTATGAAAACACTGGTAAAGAGGATGCCCGTTCCATAAGAAAAGGGAGAATTAACCTTCATGAAATCAAAGAAGAAATTCTTATTGACAAGGCAAAATACTATATTTGTGGACCCGAAGCATTTATTAAAGTGCAGTATAATTCTTTGATGCAACTGGGTATTGCCAAAGAAGATATTCTTTACGAAGAATTCGGACCTCAGCTCCTTCATCTAAATTAACGATCAATGAAATTGAACCACTTTACCGACTATAGTTTGCGTGTCTTAATCTATTTAAACAAAAAAAATAAGACCACTTCATGTTCTTTGGATGAATTATCTGAAAAACTGAATATTCTGCGCAATCACCTTATTAAAGTGGTTCAGTTTTTATCGCAAAAAGAATTGGTGATTACCAAAAGAGGGAAAAATGGAGGGATAATAATTTCCGACAAAGCAAGAGAAACAGGGCTCGGTAGCCTTATCCATTTATTAGAACAGGATGACAGCCCGATTATCAACTGTCATTCCAAACCTTGTGTTTTCATGTCTTACAACTGCCAATTAAAATCATTTTTAGACACAGCCTATCAGGCCTTTATAGACAGTATGAACAAGCATTATCTATCAGATCTGGTTTTTAATAATTGGGAAATTATTTTCAGTAACCAACATACTAGAACGAAACCGTCTGCTTAGCCTCTTTGTTCCTAACCTTCGTACATGTAAGTAGTCAGATAATGCAACTCTGGCTTGCTCCCATCTTTAGATTCAGCTTCTGCCTGCTCTAAAGAATATTGTGAAGTGATTTCTTTTCTCTGAAATACAAACGAATTATTAGCATTTTTATCAACCACATCATTAAAGATATGCTCAATCTCTGAATTAGCTAGAGATGCAAAACTAATATCTTCAAAACCATACATCAATCTCAAATCATCAAATTGCGAAAACTCATGATCTACAAAGCTTTGAAGTTGCGATTTAGAATCAAAATTTCCAGCCCAGATATTGTAAGCGTATTTCTTCTTTTTCGGTTTATCTAAAATACTCTGATAAACAAAGTTCTCCCCAAGATAAGCTTCTCTTACCTGTGGGTCATTTGCCAACTCTTCAGGAAGACCTTCTTTAAGAATTCTTCCTTCAAACATAATGTAAGTTTTATTAGTAATGGCAAGTGTCTGCTGAACATTATGATCGGTAATTAAAATCCCGATATTCTTATCCACCAGGCTTCTCACAATTTTCTGGATATCTTCCACAGCAATTGGGTCTACCCCCGCAAAAGGCTCATCCAGAAGAATAAAGTTCGGACTTGTCGCCAGACATCTTGCAATTTCTGTTCTCCGTCTTTCACCACCCGAAAGAAGATCTCCCCTGTTTTTACGAACATGCTGCAATGAAAACTCTTCCACAAGCTCGTCGCATTTTATCTGCTGTTCACGTTTTGAAAGATTGGTAAGCTGTAAAACCCCCATAATGTTTTCTTCTACAGAAAGTTTTCTGAACACAGAAGCTTCCTGAGCAAGGTAACCGATTCCTTTTTGAGCTCTGCGGTACATCGCATCTGTTGTTATTTCCTGTTTATCCAGGAAAATTTTCCCTGAAGTAGGCTTAACCAATCCTACGATCATATAAAATGAAGTGGTTTTACCCGCCCCGTTAGGACCTAGCAAACCAACAATTTCTCCCTGTTGTACCTGTACTGAAACGCCTTTAACAACTTTTTTCGGACCGTATTCTTTGATTAAGTTTTCTCCTCGTAAAATCATAGTCGCAAAGATATAAATTTGTTTTAAGTTATGATTTTGTAACTACTCATATTTTCGTTCGACTTATGTTAAAAACAATTCACTTTATCATAAAAAATTATTAAAATGGAAAATTACGGTTATACAAAAACAGAAAATGATCACAATCAGCAATCTGCAGTACCCTATCGTTCAGAAAAGAAAATTCCGGCAGCTTTATTAGGAATACTTGTCGGATGGCTGGCATTAAATAAATTCTATCTTGGTTACACGAAAGAAGGGATTATACAGATTATCTTAAACATTGTTACATTAGGAGCAGCTTCTCTTATTCCCTTTATCGAAGGTATTCTATATTTATTTATGAGCGACAAACAATTTGATGACACTTACGTCTATGGCAAAAAAGGTTGGCTGTAAATAGATTGTGAATGGAGGGAATATTCTATTTATTTCTATAAATTTACAGGATCAGTTACAATACAATTTTTATGGAAAATAATAAAGAGCTAACGGAACTTCTTGCGTTAGATTTAGGAATTAATCTTGTTGATCGAAGACCTTATGCTAAAGAGGTTTTCAAATGGCAGGATATGGATCTCCTTCCCCATTCTTCAACAGATACGCTGCTTTGTGAAATTTTTGAATGGAATGGCAGAAACTGGAGAACAACGGGTAATAATCTCATTGGATATTTATTCAGTGATGAAAGCTTAGCTGCCGTTAAAAACCAATTGATCAATGCTCCAAAACATCCGGCCTTAATTCCTGATTTTGAATTTACCAAAGACAGCATGATCGAATATGGTCTTTCATTACCTTCATTATTTAATATCGGTGTTAATGGAGACATCAAAAATGTCAAGAGTTTCTCAGTGCGGGTAAATGGAGTGACAAAATCCAGAATCACGAATATTGATTCTCCAGGAATTGAAATTTTAAAAAATTATTCGATTTTTACCGATGATCAAACCAAAGTGTACAGAAGAAATATAAAATTTAATTATCTCAGTACTTCATTATTTTATGCTGAGAGTGTAGAAATATTTCTGGAAAAAGAATCATCAGTGGGATTAGACGTAAGTTTTCAGACACAGGATGTAGAGGTAGAAGCTAAATTAGATACAGACACCAAAAAACATTTTGTATTAAAATATTCGGGTAACCAGGCTCCCTTCGCCGCGAAATTTACAAAAGGAAAAGATTTCAATATTATGTAATCAGTTTTTAATGTTTTTAGTTATCAAAACATTAAAATGCCTGCTTCAGATAAATAAAAAACACCTCATATGAGGTGTTTTTTATTTATTATATTACTTTTTTATTTATTTAAAAGAATCGCTGCTTCTTTTGCAAAGTAAGTAAAGATCATATCAGCTCCGGCTCTTTTAAAGCATGTCAAACTTTCAATGATCGTTTTATCATTGTCTAGCCAACCATTCTGAGCCGCGGCTTTCACCATGGCATACTCTCCGCTTACGTTATAAACAGCAATTGGAAGATCTATTGCTTCTCTAACCTTAGACACAATATCCAGATATGGAAGTCCCGGTTTAATCATAATAATATCTGCACCTTCATCAATATCCTTAAATACCTCATTTAAAGCTTCGCGTGAATTATGAAAATCCATCTGATATGTCTTCTTATCTGTTGGGATTTCTACATTATCTTTTGGTGCACTATCTAAAGCACTTCTAAAAGGTCCATAGAAAGAACTTGCATATTTTGCAGCATAACTTACAATTCCTACATCAGTAAAACCACTTTCTTCCAATGCCTCACGGATTCCTAAAATTCTACCGTCCATCATATCACTTGGTGCCACGATGTCAGCTCCTGCTTCTGCATGGGATACAGACATTCTTGCCAATGCATCAACGGTAGCATCATTTATGATTTTTCCATTTTCTATGATCCCATCATGTCCGTAAATGGAGTAAGGATCTAAAGCCACATCAGGCATTACGATCATTTCCGGAAGAGCATCTTTTATTGCCCTGATTGTATTTTGCATCAAACCATCTTTATTCCATGCCTCTTTTCCAGTATTATCTTTCAGATGATCAGAAACTTTCATATACAAATTCACAGATTTCACGCCAAGCGAAAATAGTTCCCGACATTCTTTTACTGTTAAATCGATACTGCGCCTAAAAATTCCAGGCATCGATGCAATTGGTTCTTCCTTGTTTTCACCCTCCATTACGAAGATTGGCATTACGAAATCATTAGTTGTAAGCACATTTTCTCTTACTAAACTTCTCATTGATTCATTAACTCTTAGCCTTCTATTTCTTGAATGTATCATTTTGGAATACTTTTTGAATAAGTTTAATGCAAATTTACTACAAGTTAAATGAAAAAATATGTTGGAGAGTGGTAGATTTTTTATATTTTTGTTTTATAAATACTTGAGAAATTATATTTTGATGAAAAAACTTTTACTTTTATTTCTTTTCGTAGGCACTTTTGTTGGATTTTCCAGCAATGTAAAAGCTCAACTAAGGGAGCCGGGTTCCATCTCACAAAAATCTGATGATGGAGTTTTTATTGCCTATCCAAATCCTGCTAAGGATTTCCTTATCATTAGGGCAAAAGATCCTTCTTTAAAGGTCAAAAATGTTACATTCTACTCTATATTAGGTACACAGGTTGCCACATATGCTGTTAATATGAATTCGGGAGAAATCAATATTGAAAAATTGAAACCGGGTAAGTATTTAATTCGTTATATCTTAAGTGACAACACACAAAAAGTTACCCAAATAGTAAAACAATAAAATTAAATCCTGATAATCATCAGGATTTTTTCTTTTACGTTAGTTGCCCTGTAATTATTCCGTAACTTTCGGAACATTTTCATACTAATTGTAAAAAACAATTTAATGCTAAAAGCTGAACATATTACTAAAACCTACAATGCAGGAAAAAAGACAGCATTGGATGATTTTAGCATACATGTCCCAAAAGGGAGTATTTATGGTCTTCTAGGGCCTAACGGAGCCGGAAAAACATCATTTATCCGCATTATCAATCAGATTACGCAAGCAGATTCCGGAGATATATTCATCAATGGAGAAAAGCTAAACCCCAATCACATTAAAAATATTGGATACATGCCTGAAGAAAGAGGTTTGTATAAAAACATGAGTGTGGGAGATCAGATCCTTTATTTTGGAGAGCTCAAGGGAATGAGCAAAAACGATGCTCTGAGTGAGGCTAAAAAATGGTTTGAAAAGCTTAATATTGATCAATGGTGGAAGAAAAAGCTTTCAGAACTTTCAAAAGGGATGGCACAAAAGATTCAATTTGTAGTGACTGTTCTTCACAGACCTCATCTTCTGATTCTCGATGAACCCTTTTCCGGATTTGATCCTGTAAACGCCAATCTTATAAAAGATCAGATTATAGATCTTAAGAATAATGGAACTACGATTATTTTATCCACCCACAGAATGGAAAGCGTGGAAGAAATGTGTGATTATGTAGCCCTGATTGATAATTCAAAAAAAATCCTTGATGGAAGAGTTTTTGACGTTAGGGAAAAGTTTAAGAAAAACATTTTTGGAATTACTCTTTCTGAGGTAAATGATCCTAGCTTTGAAACTTTCAAAGAAAAATATGAGGTTTTTAATTTTTCAAATGAAAATAATCTTATCTCGTTTGATCTAAAAAATGAAAGTGATCAGAATAACATTCTTTTGGATTTAGTACATGTGGGAAAGGTAAGATCATTTGATGAAAGAATTCCAAGCATGAATGAAGTATTTATTAACGCAGTAGGTCACCATTCTTAATTTTATGAATAATATTTTTTTAATTACAAAAAGGGAATTCCTTACACAGGTTAAGAAGAAATCCTTCATTATATTAACTTTACTGGCTCCTGTTATGATTATTGCCTTTGGGGCAGTGATTGGATTAATGTTTAAAGCCAATGAATCACATAATGTTATTGAAGTCGTTGATAGAAGCGGTCTTTTTAAAGATAAACTACCGTCAGATTCTAAACTGAACTATGTCTTTATTCCTGCTGCTGAAGAGAAATCAAAAGTCAGTACATTAAAAGGAAACGAATCTTTGGATGGCATCCTTATTTTACCTGAATTAAACAGTCATAATTTTGATGATCTTGAAAAAAATACAAGACTGATTATTAACAGTAAGATTGGTTTTGATACCAAACAACGTATCATTTCTGATATTTCAAATGTTATTAAAAAGGAAAAGATCAAAGAACTAGGCATTGCTGAAGTTCAGCTTAATAATCTGGATAAAAGCTTTACTTTAAAAACCATTAACGTCTCTGAGAATAATAAGGAAGACTCTGATCTGACTTTTGGAGTAAAAAGTGGCTTAAGTATGGTTTTAATGTACGTCACATTCATGTTTATAATCATCTACGGGGTTAGAGTGATGAGAAGTGTTCTGGAAGAAAAGAATAACCGTGTGGTTGAAATTATCATTTCTTCTGTAAAACCATTTGAATTGATGATGGGAAAAATTTTAGGGGTAACAATGGTTGCTTTAACGCAGTTCATTATATGGATCACCATGTCTGTTATTGGAGCATTGATTCTGAATACAGGCTTCTCATCCATCCAAAAAAATATTCCCGGTGGAAATGAGGGCATAGCAAGTAAACTGGATGTTGCACAAATTGCGACCCAGGTTTCTCACAGTCTGTTGGAACTTAATTTTCCGTTAATTATTTTTGTATTTATTGTGTTTTTCCTTCTTGGATATATCTTTTACAGCTCCGTATACGCAGCTATTGGTTCTGCTGTTGACAATGAAACAGAAACACAGCAATTTACTTTATTTGCGATATTACCGCTAACCTTAGGCATGTATGGAAGCTTCTCACTAATGAACAATCCTGATGGACCTCTTGGTTTTTGGTTATCAATGATCCCCTTTACTTCTCCTGTGGCAATGATTGCAAGAATTCCTTTCGGCGTACCAGCATGGCAAATAGCATTATCTATAACATTACTGGTGCTGACTACTATTTTTATGATATTTTTGGCCGGAAAGATTTACCGGGTAGGTATCTTAATGTATGGAAATAAGGCTACTTTAAAAGAACTTTGGAAGTGGATAAGAAATTAACACTTGAAGTATAAATAAAAAAATAAACCCTGAAACTAAGTTTTAGGGTTTATTTTTTTATTTGAATGAAATATTCTTATTGAAAGATATAACTTAAACTTACGCTAAGAACTTGTTCGGATTTACCTTTGCTTGTCCCACCAGGTTCTTTTCCAAGATTAGGATATGTATTAGAGAATCCATAGTCATATTTTACAGCTAATTCCAACTGTCTTTTATAGCTATATCCTACACCTACACCTAATCCAAAGTTAAAGCTATTTGCCTTTCCATTAACTCCAGGATATTTAGGATCAGTAACATCAGGATCGTAATAAGGTCTGCTTACAGGAGCATTTTTAACATTTTGATTCAGCAAAAAGTTAAATCGAGGTCCTATCATTCCAAAGAACTCAGATTCTGCCTCTGAAAAATATCCTTTGAAATAAAGAGGAACACTAAGGTAATTATTAGCATATACTGCATCATAACCATCTCTTCCTTTAACATCTTTATCCTTTCCTGTTTCTCCAGCACCATAGTATAATACTTCAGGCTGAATATAAAACTGATTTCCTTTTCCTACAGGTATTAGTGCTAAAGCACCAGCCTGTACAGCAAATCTGGGTCCGGAAGGGTTGTGTGCATTTTGCACTCGGGAATAGTTGCCTCCAGCTGTAATACCAAATCTTGTATTCTTGAAATTAATCTGTGCAAAAGATAAGGTAGAAAAAGCCAAAGCAGAGGCTAATAAAAATTTTTTCATATGTTTTGTTTTATAATTAAGCTAACACTTTAGCAACAGTAGCGCCAATGTCAGCAGGAGAATCTACAACGTTAATTCCGTTTTCTCTCATGATTTCCATTTTTGCCTGTGCAGTATCTTCTGCTCCACCTACGATAGCTCCTGCATGTCCCATTGTTCTTCCTTTAGGTGCAGTTTGTCCAGCGATGAAACCAACTACAGGTTTAGTAGAACCACTCGCTTTATACCATCTAGCAGCTTCAGCTTCCAATCCTCCACCAATCTCACCAATCATTACAACAGCTTCTGTTTCTGGATCGTTGATAAATAATTCTAAAGCTTCTCTTGTAGTAGTTCCAATAATTGGGTCACCACCAATACCAATAGCAGTAGAAATACCGAAACCAGCTCTTACAACCTGGTCTGCAGCTTCATAAGTAAGAGTACCAGATTTAGAAACGATACCTACTTTACCTTTTTTGAAAACAAAACCTGGCATAATACCAATTTTAGCTTCGTCTGAAGTAATAATTCCAGGACAGTTTGGACCGATTAGTCTGCAATCTCTATCTGCGATGTAAGATTTTACTTTAACCATATCCGCTACAGGGATTCCTTCAGTAATACATACGATAACTTTAATTCCAGCTTCAGCAGCTTCCATAATAGCATCAGCAGCAAATGCAGGCGGTACGAAAATAATACTTACGTTAGCTCCAGCTTTTTGAACAGCATCAGCTACAGTATTAAATACAGGCTTTCCTAAGTGCTCGCTTCCTCCTTTTCCTGGAGTAACCCCACCTACTACATTTGTTCCGTATTCAATCATCTGACCTGCATGGAAAGTACCTTCGTTCCCTGTAAATCCTTGTACAATTACTTTAGAATCTTTGTTTACTAAAATTGACATTTTATTGTTGTTTTTAATTTATTTACTATTTTATTAATGCTCACAAATTTACTTAAATTTCTTTGATTTCAGACAAAACTTTCAATTTGTTTATTTGAGATTTCTCAGCTTAACTTCTTTTTTAAGGTAGGTTTTAAAGTCTTCTGCGAACATACCAATATAGGTTCCTTTTTCCAGATCTCTGTTCACTCCGGTTTTCCCAAGTAAGATTGATCCACTCTCAATCTTGTTTCCTGAAGCAATACCAACTTGTCCCCATAATGTTACCTCATCACCGATAACACAACATCCTGCGATGCCCACTTGCGAAGCAATAAGACATTTTTTACCAATAACAGTATCATGACCGATCTGAATCTGATTATCCAGTACAGAGCCTTCTCCGATAACTGTTGAGTCAGTAACTCCCCTATCAATTGTGCAGTTATTTCCGATCTCCACATTATTTTCAATAACCACATTTCCTACAGAAATAAGACGATCAAAATTTCCATTCAGTTTGCGGTAATAAAAAGCATCTCCTCCCAAGACTGTTCCGGATTGTATAATTACATTGTCTCCAATCACTGTTCTGTCGCCAATAACAACATTTGGAAAAATAAGCGTATTCTTTCCAATCTGCACATTATTACCAATAACTGCGGAGCGATG is a window from the Chryseobacterium sp. T16E-39 genome containing:
- a CDS encoding carboxymuconolactone decarboxylase family protein, yielding MSQRINAFAMGNKSVNALHTMGYHVENSSIDNSFLELLYFRVSQMNGCAFCLDMHSKQLRAKGETEQRIFLISAWRECSFYTAKEKAGLLWAEQLTALNGKEIAEEIYQEVSSQFSETEMVDLTMAIIAINSYNRVNIAFGAEVGSYQVPEKN
- a CDS encoding ABC transporter ATP-binding protein; amino-acid sequence: MIYGTLFLTFLGALAAQVNPLVLKYTVDEVTELTHLPHPMSEGIHVLVIISIILLGKELLNIFINFGQKFYGEKIRINVSSVLAQSAIDKILTYRVAYFNDENHESGKLQIRIDRGIESLTKLVQNFFIDILPLFSNAIIALIIMYMQNVYVGMVSTIIVPIYFYISSLQAGKLGGVRRQLRNQREQKTSGLLNLINSIMVIKSFVREKFEGKKQYDLQMQLMESQMFTRKTNFIYDGLKTFIEQFGVVLIILLTVYLVLDQQMTIGAIMLHIMLFNNVSSPIRQLHRIYDDMNDAMIYAEGYFDILNADDEKEQNGTFVEKEIKGTFELKNIDFTYPNGTKALHDVSMKIENGKTTALVGLSGAGKSTIINLLCKFYPPDSGEILLDGVNLNHFDNTFLRNDIGLVLQRNHIFQGSIEDNIRYGNMDASFDQIQDAARKAYLHDQILDLPDQYNHDATQLSGGQQQRIAIARLFLKNPPIIFLDEPTASLDAIATEQIKNSLDAIKEGRTVIIISHSLSQILDSDKIYVMKKGRVVESGTHGELVQKNGTYREIFDASARSLNLDKLINTFKDS
- the hmpA gene encoding NO-inducible flavohemoprotein: MDDKQKALVKATVPVLKTNGTDLTKHFYKRMFHHNPELKNLFNMSHQASGKQQNALAGAVLAYAEHIDNPVVLINALKSIGNKHVSLNIAPEQYDIVGLHLISSIKEVLGDAATDELLEAWTQAYNELAHSMISIETEMYQSTLQKEGGWKGWRTFIIADIVEESSEIKSFYLKPKDAQPIAGYLPGQYISVKTFIPELGHEQPRQYSLSSAFNSDYYRISVKIEKSEQAPDGAVSNLLHSKHIGDQIEVSAPSGIFHLNPASEDPLVLISGGVGATPLLSMLETNKNNLQKNTIVWLHSCRDEKVHAFKDHVEQLNKNNQWLTTHIFYENTGKEDARSIRKGRINLHEIKEEILIDKAKYYICGPEAFIKVQYNSLMQLGIAKEDILYEEFGPQLLHLN
- a CDS encoding Rrf2 family transcriptional regulator, whose product is MKLNHFTDYSLRVLIYLNKKNKTTSCSLDELSEKLNILRNHLIKVVQFLSQKELVITKRGKNGGIIISDKARETGLGSLIHLLEQDDSPIINCHSKPCVFMSYNCQLKSFLDTAYQAFIDSMNKHYLSDLVFNNWEIIFSNQHTRTKPSA
- a CDS encoding TM2 domain-containing protein; translation: MENYGYTKTENDHNQQSAVPYRSEKKIPAALLGILVGWLALNKFYLGYTKEGIIQIILNIVTLGAASLIPFIEGILYLFMSDKQFDDTYVYGKKGWL
- the hemB gene encoding porphobilinogen synthase, with amino-acid sequence MIHSRNRRLRVNESMRSLVRENVLTTNDFVMPIFVMEGENKEEPIASMPGIFRRSIDLTVKECRELFSLGVKSVNLYMKVSDHLKDNTGKEAWNKDGLMQNTIRAIKDALPEMIVMPDVALDPYSIYGHDGIIENGKIINDATVDALARMSVSHAEAGADIVAPSDMMDGRILGIREALEESGFTDVGIVSYAAKYASSFYGPFRSALDSAPKDNVEIPTDKKTYQMDFHNSREALNEVFKDIDEGADIIMIKPGLPYLDIVSKVREAIDLPIAVYNVSGEYAMVKAAAQNGWLDNDKTIIESLTCFKRAGADMIFTYFAKEAAILLNK
- a CDS encoding T9SS type A sorting domain-containing protein, whose product is MKKLLLLFLFVGTFVGFSSNVKAQLREPGSISQKSDDGVFIAYPNPAKDFLIIRAKDPSLKVKNVTFYSILGTQVATYAVNMNSGEINIEKLKPGKYLIRYILSDNTQKVTQIVKQ